Genomic segment of Vibrio azureus:
TGTTAAAAAAATTCACACTTCTGGCACGTAAGAGTTGCAATCAAATTCTTAACAATGCACTCTTCCCACATATTCATTACTGCATTCAGGATATAAACAATGAAACTAATCAAGCCATTAACTTGTGCGCTTGCTTTGGCATTGAGTAGTCAAGCCTTCGCGAACATCACCATCACCGTCCCTGATGAAGTTTCCATCTTGGCCGCTAATGGCGAAAAAGCTCAATTATCTGGTGATTTCTTCGATGCTGAGAAATCATTGACGCTTCCAGACGGAGAAAACCAAGTCGTATTTCGCTATTCTCCATATTTCAGTCAAGGAAATGACCGCGTCAATGCAGAAAGTGACGTCATCGTAGCACGTTTTGATGCGTCAAATACCCAGCTCACCTTCGAAATGCCTAAATACCGTGATTTAAGAGATGCCAAAAAGCATATCAAGGACTTAGACTGGAAATTAGTGAATACTTCTGGCCAAGCGGTTCCAGTAAAGCAAGACAAGCTACTTAAGTCCGGCATGCAAATTGGTCGTGATTATGTTCGTGAAGTAGAAAGCTACAACAAAACAGGTGGCGTTGCCGCAATCGGCTTTGGCAGTGCCATGGTACAGCCAGTAACATTACCTGCACGATTACCAGCGGGTATGAAAGCAGACTCAACTGCAGAGGAAATGTTGCATTTCTGGTATCAAAAAGCAGACGCAGAAACCAAAGCCCGCTTTAAAGATTTCATCAATAAGCTATAGTATTTGCTTAATTTCTCTTGGGATCGGAGAAAATTGCAGGTATAAGGGATAGAAAGTCATCAACGAGAATTAATTATGAAACTAGATAAAATCGATAATAAGAACCGTCGTCTGCGTAAAAAGCTATTCCTAGGTGAATTCGCAATTTTAGGCTTTGAGATAAGTTGTGAAACTGACATCAAAGATTTTGATCGCTACGATCTCTTTGTTGATGAATTCATTGACTATATTGATGGACTAGAACTTTGCTTCGGCGGTGGTGGTTTAGAGCTATTTGAAGGTTTCCTATGCTCTACCGAGCGCTACAGCAGCGCAACTGAAGAACAAAAGAAACAAGTTTTAGCTTGGTTAGAAGCTCGCCCAGAAGTAAGCAGCGCTAAAGCGGGCGAACTGGTAGACGCTAACTACCTCTAAACATATACCCAAGTGACCTCAAGACGCATGAAGCAGTGCTCAAGTATTTTTAGAGCACTGTCATCGGACTGAGTTAGACATTCTTAATTTTGATTTGAGAATTGTGATACTAAAGTTCAACTGCGCGGCTAAAAAGCTGATTTTAGGATCAGCTTTTTTCGTCATCAAACTATGTATTTCAACACAAGTATTTAATTGTAGGTATTATTTGTAGATACTATGGCTTTCGCGCCGTTTCTGTTTTGGTATCTTTCCAATATTGGATTCGCACACGATGCAATTGTGCCCTTCTCATTTTCTTCATAGCCATCTCCCTAATTGGTATAAGTAGCGCTCATCATGAGCTTATTGTTTTATATCACGTATTAAATCTAACTAGTAACAGATAAATAAACAGTGATGCATATCACAAGATAATTACAAAACAGCCAATTTTGCAAGCTAATTTTTGACCATTTTACGT
This window contains:
- a CDS encoding DUF2057 domain-containing protein; translation: MKLIKPLTCALALALSSQAFANITITVPDEVSILAANGEKAQLSGDFFDAEKSLTLPDGENQVVFRYSPYFSQGNDRVNAESDVIVARFDASNTQLTFEMPKYRDLRDAKKHIKDLDWKLVNTSGQAVPVKQDKLLKSGMQIGRDYVREVESYNKTGGVAAIGFGSAMVQPVTLPARLPAGMKADSTAEEMLHFWYQKADAETKARFKDFINKL
- a CDS encoding YggL family protein, whose amino-acid sequence is MKLDKIDNKNRRLRKKLFLGEFAILGFEISCETDIKDFDRYDLFVDEFIDYIDGLELCFGGGGLELFEGFLCSTERYSSATEEQKKQVLAWLEARPEVSSAKAGELVDANYL